The proteins below are encoded in one region of Amycolatopsis acidiphila:
- a CDS encoding DUF3040 domain-containing protein has protein sequence MALHGEEQRRLTEIERQLAEENPRLAQRLSELRPMRVPSVVFAMIGALCSVIAGLFIMVAGAQVQTAFLIIFGAVLTCGVPTAILWRTWLYRLR, from the coding sequence ATGGCACTTCACGGGGAAGAGCAGCGGCGGCTGACCGAGATAGAGCGGCAGCTGGCCGAGGAGAACCCGCGCCTGGCCCAGCGACTCTCCGAGCTGCGGCCCATGCGGGTTCCGAGCGTAGTGTTCGCGATGATCGGTGCCCTCTGCTCGGTCATCGCGGGCCTGTTCATCATGGTCGCGGGCGCGCAGGTGCAGACGGCCTTCCTGATCATCTTCGGGGCGGTGCTGACCTGCGGCGTGCCCACCGCGATCCTCTGGCGGACCTGGCTCTACCGGTTGCGCTGA
- a CDS encoding RyR domain-containing protein: protein MLIRVLFAVLVVVSLVLGYAGLAEYLATSTQFAHRPVDLLYYDLQLFVINSGPVSNGGPYPWPLEISRFLTPAVTGYAVVEAARLLFATEIARLRARRRARHIIVCGSSVAARTLATHLEAQHPVVRVDSARSPATLVAAGLARADRLYALADETPANIATVLAASQVERRAHASLEVYAHVADPELGDALRDRGWKNELEVDFFSLDGVAAKQVLAAVEPDGERLVVIGLSAFGRALLLELARRAGRGIVDVIVADPDGEPVVAELRARHPFFAAACRVAVVPVYIPEPGVHLVFVCHDDEERALRDGLTAAATVDATRGTVIVRMAQLAGVGEMIVQHGHEDRLRFVGVLDMASVYLSERITDSLARAVHRRYLRDQRALGQDVADNPSLVDWDELPDTLRDANRASAGDIERKLAMVGCRMVPSLEEVPFAFEPEEVERLAVAEHERWTAERKADGWRLGARRDNARKLHPDLRPWQELGEAERQKDRNVVLALPEILADAGYRIVRRAPRVQRNR from the coding sequence GTGCTGATCCGGGTGCTGTTCGCCGTGCTCGTCGTGGTCTCCCTGGTCCTGGGCTACGCCGGACTGGCCGAGTACCTGGCCACCAGCACCCAGTTCGCGCACCGGCCGGTCGACCTCCTCTACTACGACCTGCAGCTCTTCGTGATCAACTCCGGCCCGGTGTCCAACGGCGGCCCCTACCCGTGGCCGCTGGAGATCAGCCGGTTCCTGACCCCGGCGGTCACCGGTTACGCCGTGGTCGAGGCCGCGCGGCTGCTGTTCGCGACCGAGATCGCGCGCCTGCGGGCGCGCCGGCGCGCCCGGCACATCATCGTCTGCGGAAGCTCGGTCGCGGCCCGCACGCTGGCCACCCACCTGGAGGCGCAGCACCCGGTCGTGCGCGTCGACTCCGCCCGCAGCCCGGCCACGCTCGTCGCCGCCGGGCTCGCCCGCGCCGACCGGCTCTACGCGCTCGCCGACGAAACCCCCGCGAACATCGCGACCGTCCTCGCGGCGAGCCAGGTCGAACGCCGCGCGCACGCCTCGCTGGAGGTGTATGCGCACGTCGCGGACCCCGAACTGGGCGACGCGCTGCGCGACCGCGGCTGGAAGAACGAGCTGGAGGTCGATTTCTTCTCCCTCGACGGGGTGGCCGCCAAGCAGGTGCTCGCGGCCGTCGAGCCCGACGGCGAACGCCTTGTCGTGATCGGGCTCAGCGCGTTCGGCCGCGCCCTGCTGCTCGAGCTGGCGCGCCGGGCCGGCCGGGGCATCGTGGACGTGATCGTCGCCGACCCCGACGGGGAGCCGGTGGTGGCCGAACTGCGTGCCCGGCACCCGTTCTTCGCCGCCGCCTGCCGGGTCGCCGTGGTGCCTGTCTACATCCCGGAACCAGGTGTGCATCTGGTGTTCGTCTGCCACGATGACGAGGAGCGCGCGCTCCGGGACGGCCTCACCGCGGCGGCCACCGTCGACGCCACCCGGGGCACGGTGATCGTGCGGATGGCACAGCTGGCCGGCGTCGGTGAGATGATTGTGCAGCACGGTCACGAGGACCGGCTCCGATTCGTGGGAGTGCTGGATATGGCGAGCGTGTACCTGTCCGAGCGGATCACCGACTCGCTGGCGCGGGCCGTGCACCGGCGCTACCTGCGGGACCAGCGGGCGCTGGGCCAGGACGTGGCCGACAACCCGTCGCTGGTCGACTGGGACGAGCTGCCGGACACGCTGCGTGACGCCAATCGTGCCTCAGCGGGCGACATCGAACGCAAACTGGCGATGGTCGGCTGCCGGATGGTGCCCAGCCTCGAGGAGGTGCCGTTCGCCTTCGAGCCCGAGGAGGTGGAGCGGCTGGCGGTCGCCGAGCACGAGCGCTGGACGGCCGAGCGGAAGGCCGACGGCTGGCGCCTCGGCGCGCGGCGGGACAACGCCCGCAAGCTGCATCCGGACCTGCGGCCGTGGCAGGAGCTCGGCGAGGCGGAACGGCAGAAGGACCGCAACGTGGTGCTCGCGCTGCCGGAGATACTGGCCGACGCCGGCTACCGCATCGTACGGCGCGCGCCGCGGGTTCAGCGCAACCGGTAG
- a CDS encoding M20 metallopeptidase family protein: protein MSSVEQLLRLVDDEIPAALALREKLHANPEVGFAEFGTARAIADALPFEPAPVAETGLVARIGGPRGVLVRAELDGLPIDEETDSPFAAANGFMHACGHDVHLAALVAVTRAAYRMREDLPVPFTAVFQPSEERHPSGAVALLDEPALTGGFDAVVAAHLHPLIAWGSIGIEPGAVNAASDAAEILVEGAGGHGAYPHLATDPVLALSHVVVALHGLVGRRLDPTHAAALTVGKIEAGTSENVIPSRARAWATLRALDATDQAVLRDAVVSTVEGVAAAHACTGSVRFTKSEPPLVNDDDLARSTAAVAPVAGLAVAPPWRSCGSDDFAHLRRLGPSLMAFVGLHGAPGFLPRPLHHPEFLPPADSVALVAKTQAVAYLAGARRG from the coding sequence ATGTCCAGTGTGGAGCAACTTCTCCGGCTCGTCGATGACGAAATTCCCGCGGCCCTCGCCCTGCGCGAAAAGCTGCACGCCAACCCCGAGGTCGGCTTCGCCGAGTTCGGCACCGCCAGGGCGATCGCGGACGCGCTGCCGTTCGAGCCCGCGCCGGTCGCCGAAACGGGCCTGGTCGCGCGGATCGGCGGGCCGCGGGGCGTGCTGGTGCGGGCGGAGCTGGACGGGCTGCCGATCGACGAGGAGACCGACTCGCCGTTCGCCGCGGCCAACGGGTTCATGCACGCCTGCGGGCACGACGTGCACCTCGCCGCGCTGGTCGCGGTCACCCGGGCGGCGTACCGGATGCGCGAGGACCTGCCCGTGCCGTTCACCGCGGTCTTCCAGCCCAGCGAGGAGCGGCACCCCTCGGGCGCGGTGGCGCTGCTCGACGAGCCGGCGCTGACCGGCGGGTTCGACGCGGTGGTGGCCGCGCACCTGCACCCGTTGATCGCGTGGGGGTCGATCGGGATCGAGCCGGGCGCGGTGAACGCCGCATCGGACGCGGCGGAGATCCTCGTCGAGGGCGCGGGCGGGCACGGCGCGTATCCACACCTGGCGACGGATCCGGTACTCGCGCTGTCGCACGTCGTGGTGGCTCTGCACGGTCTCGTCGGCCGCCGCCTCGATCCGACCCACGCGGCGGCGCTGACGGTCGGGAAGATCGAGGCCGGGACGTCGGAGAACGTCATCCCGTCCCGCGCACGCGCGTGGGCCACGCTGCGGGCGCTCGACGCGACGGACCAGGCGGTCCTGCGCGACGCAGTCGTGTCCACTGTGGAGGGTGTCGCGGCGGCCCACGCGTGCACGGGCTCGGTGCGGTTCACGAAGAGCGAGCCGCCGCTGGTCAACGACGACGACCTGGCGCGCTCGACCGCGGCCGTCGCACCCGTGGCGGGGCTGGCTGTCGCGCCGCCCTGGCGTTCCTGCGGCAGCGACGACTTCGCCCACCTGCGCCGCCTCGGCCCGTCGCTGATGGCGTTCGTCGGCCTGCACGGCGCGCCGGGCTTCCTGCCGCGGCCGCTGCACCACCCGGAGTTCCTGCCCCCGGCCGACTCGGTCGCACTGGTGGCGAAGACCCAGGCGGTGGCATACCTGGCCGGCGCGCGGCGGGGTTAG
- a CDS encoding class I SAM-dependent methyltransferase — translation MTRLAAFLAWSTQAGSPDAVKKALSVMKNRLGEHGFDYYDWNENQSVNKDIGAKVSDELLKSDLVILEGSKQRPNLAYEVGFAHALHLPLVVVKQADSERLPENFGEPDYLSYPSDVGDEAGFKTFETRFADWLGKLAQTTLSPGQRSARQGRNALNEQINKFIDGYPEEHASLHLLGGWAGALAHELDSGGASQLVVDADYYLPSFSSLREWTGGEVRAIADLTDETEQFWTPDHPEEMTANVSERIFLIDWSWFFENEDKLARQIELWRRHQARHRDGPYDIYIAAKEELRVGEVHPLGPAAVGHHLLLLDPDLIGGYRPNPGRVDGRQLVIERNSLRYAGAAQFYDSIKARAVRFEPTMKAADLRRAWVARNGVGRWDEDWTSETEFRSPDYFDSYERHIRCWIPRYAQLIRDCAATVFREILRIYADKMRSVDVLEIGYGTGRLTSEIVPWIRNINRPFYDLEHHGPVRQYRGVDRAEQMTAYARELLQPEAQTGLDMRLVRGTAWEDVDGRYDIVFGSLVMHFLIGPDPTDETLEEFFLNCAEHTTEDGTLVFADVFGVNGDRRGASAMEKWREWMIRYGLAEEEVDGYMRGNADMTSAAPVSLLRKAAEAHGFKTRVKVVGAPTLPFRIVVFEKDRP, via the coding sequence TTGACCCGGCTCGCCGCTTTCCTCGCCTGGTCCACCCAGGCCGGTTCCCCGGACGCCGTGAAGAAGGCGTTGTCGGTCATGAAGAACAGGCTCGGCGAGCACGGGTTCGACTACTACGACTGGAACGAGAACCAGAGCGTCAACAAGGACATCGGCGCGAAGGTCAGCGACGAGCTGCTCAAGTCCGACCTGGTCATCCTCGAGGGCAGCAAGCAGCGGCCCAACCTCGCCTACGAGGTCGGCTTCGCGCACGCGCTGCACCTGCCGCTGGTCGTCGTCAAGCAGGCGGACTCCGAGCGGTTGCCGGAGAACTTCGGCGAGCCCGACTACCTGTCCTACCCCTCGGACGTCGGGGACGAGGCCGGCTTCAAGACCTTCGAGACGCGGTTCGCCGACTGGCTCGGCAAGCTCGCGCAGACCACGCTCTCCCCGGGCCAGCGCTCGGCGCGCCAGGGCCGCAACGCGCTGAACGAGCAGATCAACAAGTTCATCGACGGCTATCCCGAGGAGCACGCGAGTCTGCACCTGCTCGGTGGCTGGGCCGGCGCGCTCGCCCACGAGCTCGACTCGGGCGGTGCGTCGCAGCTGGTCGTGGACGCCGACTACTACCTGCCGAGCTTCTCGAGCCTGCGCGAGTGGACCGGCGGGGAGGTCCGCGCGATCGCCGACCTGACCGACGAGACCGAGCAGTTCTGGACCCCGGACCACCCGGAGGAGATGACCGCGAACGTCAGCGAGCGGATCTTCCTCATCGACTGGTCGTGGTTCTTCGAGAACGAGGACAAGCTCGCCCGGCAGATCGAGCTGTGGAGGCGCCATCAGGCACGCCACCGCGACGGGCCGTACGACATCTACATCGCCGCCAAGGAGGAGCTGCGGGTCGGCGAGGTGCATCCGCTGGGCCCGGCCGCCGTCGGCCATCACCTGCTGCTGCTCGACCCGGACCTGATCGGCGGCTACCGGCCCAACCCCGGCCGCGTCGACGGCCGGCAGCTGGTCATCGAGCGCAACTCGCTGCGCTACGCCGGCGCGGCCCAGTTCTACGACTCGATCAAGGCGCGCGCGGTGCGTTTCGAGCCGACGATGAAGGCCGCCGACCTGCGCCGGGCGTGGGTGGCACGCAACGGCGTCGGGCGCTGGGACGAGGACTGGACGAGCGAGACCGAGTTCCGCTCGCCCGACTACTTCGACTCCTACGAGCGGCACATCCGGTGCTGGATCCCGCGCTACGCCCAGCTGATCCGCGACTGCGCGGCAACGGTGTTCCGCGAGATCCTGCGCATCTACGCGGACAAGATGCGCTCGGTCGACGTGCTCGAGATCGGCTATGGCACCGGGCGGCTGACGAGCGAGATCGTGCCGTGGATCCGCAACATCAACCGGCCGTTCTACGACCTGGAGCACCACGGGCCGGTGCGGCAGTACCGCGGGGTCGACAGGGCCGAGCAGATGACGGCGTACGCGCGGGAGCTGCTGCAGCCGGAAGCGCAGACGGGCCTGGACATGCGGCTGGTGCGCGGCACGGCGTGGGAGGACGTCGACGGGCGGTACGACATCGTGTTCGGTTCGCTGGTCATGCACTTCCTCATCGGCCCGGACCCGACCGACGAGACGCTCGAGGAGTTCTTCCTCAACTGCGCCGAGCACACCACCGAGGACGGCACGCTCGTGTTCGCGGACGTCTTCGGCGTGAACGGCGACCGCCGTGGCGCCTCGGCTATGGAGAAGTGGCGCGAGTGGATGATCCGCTACGGCCTGGCCGAGGAGGAGGTCGACGGCTACATGCGCGGCAACGCCGACATGACCAGCGCCGCCCCGGTCTCGTTGCTGCGCAAGGCCGCCGAGGCACACGGCTTCAAGACACGCGTCAAGGTCGTCGGCGCCCCGACGCTGCCGTTCCGCATCGTGGTGTTCGAGAAGGACCGGCCCTAA
- a CDS encoding DUF6328 family protein, with protein sequence MEGEPDETPNQRLARNINDLLSELRVAQAGVQILFGFLLSVVFTTPFREASGFEKSMHLLAVVLAALATALLTAPAAWHRILFREGRREDILRVGNRTVLAGLVCLAAAVSDVVALIAKVVYGPLAMGVVGGLVAIAFGVLWFLVPRLLRRGNGFRGTGRPE encoded by the coding sequence GTGGAAGGTGAGCCCGACGAGACGCCGAACCAGCGGCTCGCGCGCAACATCAACGACCTGCTCAGCGAGCTGCGGGTCGCGCAGGCCGGCGTGCAGATCCTGTTCGGCTTCCTGCTGTCGGTCGTGTTCACCACGCCGTTCCGCGAGGCCAGCGGCTTCGAGAAGTCGATGCACCTGCTCGCCGTCGTGCTCGCCGCGCTGGCCACGGCCCTGCTGACCGCACCCGCGGCGTGGCACCGGATCCTGTTCCGGGAGGGCCGCCGCGAGGACATCCTGCGCGTCGGCAACCGGACCGTCCTCGCGGGGCTCGTGTGCCTGGCCGCCGCGGTGTCCGACGTCGTCGCGCTGATCGCGAAGGTCGTCTACGGCCCGCTCGCGATGGGCGTCGTCGGCGGCCTGGTGGCGATCGCTTTCGGGGTGCTGTGGTTCCTCGTCCCCAGGCTCCTCCGGCGCGGTAACGGTTTTCGCGGAACCGGCCGTCCGGAGTAG
- a CDS encoding LacI family DNA-binding transcriptional regulator: MVGIKDVAREAGVSIGTVSNVVNRPHMVSAATRSRVLSVIQELGYVRDESARQLRAGRSRIMAVLVLDLGNPFFVDLARGAEEAAHDEGLNVITCNSGQRVDLEASYLSMLAEQRVRGVLLSPVDTTGEALETFRRRGIPYVLVDRKVPPEEASSVSVDDVAGGALAAGHLLEAGHQRIAFVNGPHVLEQCRDREAGVRSVLTGSGAELAVLETGALDVASGRDAGARLLGMSPRPTAVFCANDLLALGVLQAMVGAGVRVPRQMAIVGYDDIEFAAAAAVPLTSVRQPAKRLGHTAAGLLIAETRGDDEPVEHQQVVFTPELVVRDSSRPHVR; this comes from the coding sequence ATGGTCGGCATCAAGGACGTGGCCCGGGAAGCCGGCGTTTCCATCGGTACGGTGTCCAATGTGGTCAACCGGCCGCACATGGTCTCGGCGGCGACGCGGTCCCGCGTGCTGTCGGTCATCCAGGAGCTGGGGTACGTCCGCGACGAGTCGGCGCGTCAGTTGCGCGCCGGCCGCAGCCGGATCATGGCGGTGCTCGTGCTCGACCTCGGCAACCCGTTCTTCGTCGATCTCGCGCGTGGCGCGGAGGAGGCGGCGCACGACGAGGGTCTCAACGTGATCACCTGCAACAGCGGGCAGCGCGTGGACCTCGAGGCCTCCTACCTCTCGATGCTCGCCGAGCAGCGGGTGCGCGGGGTGCTGCTCAGCCCGGTCGACACGACGGGCGAGGCGCTGGAAACCTTCCGTCGCAGGGGGATTCCGTACGTCCTCGTCGACCGGAAGGTGCCCCCGGAGGAGGCCAGCTCCGTCTCGGTGGACGACGTCGCGGGCGGCGCGCTCGCGGCCGGCCACCTGCTGGAGGCGGGCCACCAGCGGATCGCGTTCGTGAACGGGCCGCACGTCCTCGAACAGTGCCGCGACCGCGAGGCCGGCGTCCGCTCCGTGCTCACCGGCTCCGGCGCTGAGCTGGCCGTGCTCGAGACGGGTGCACTGGACGTGGCCTCCGGCCGGGACGCGGGCGCCCGGCTGCTCGGGATGAGCCCGCGGCCCACCGCGGTGTTCTGCGCCAACGACCTCCTCGCGCTCGGCGTGCTGCAGGCCATGGTCGGCGCCGGCGTGCGCGTGCCCAGGCAGATGGCGATCGTCGGCTACGACGACATCGAGTTCGCCGCCGCCGCGGCCGTGCCGCTCACCTCCGTCCGCCAGCCCGCGAAACGGCTCGGGCACACCGCGGCCGGCCTGCTCATCGCCGAGACCAGGGGCGATGACGAGCCCGTCGAGCACCAGCAGGTGGTGTTCACGCCCGAGCTCGTGGTCCGCGATTCGAGCCGGCCACACGTACGCTGA
- a CDS encoding fumarylacetoacetate hydrolase family protein: protein MELMRLGEFGSERPAVRRDGGVYDLGGLTADITGDFLADGGLTRVAEALDAGSLSTVEEAGRRIGAPVAKPGAVICIGQNYAAHAAESGSAPPERPIIFFKPPNTVVGPNDDVLIPPGATKVDWEVELAVVIGKQARYLSSPEEALSHVAGYTIGNDVSERALQVEQSGGQWSKGKSAETFNPLGPWLRPAAEVADPQKLGLRSWVNGEPRQDSNTADMIFSVAQLVFDLSQYLVLDPGDVVNTGTPEGVALSGKFPFLQAGDVLELEIDGLGRQRQQLR from the coding sequence GTGGAACTGATGCGGCTGGGCGAGTTCGGCAGCGAGCGGCCGGCGGTGCGCCGCGACGGCGGGGTGTACGACCTGGGCGGGCTGACCGCCGACATCACCGGGGACTTCCTCGCCGACGGCGGCCTCACCCGCGTCGCGGAGGCGCTCGACGCCGGCTCGCTGTCCACTGTGGAGGAAGCCGGGCGGCGGATCGGGGCGCCGGTGGCCAAACCGGGCGCAGTGATCTGCATCGGGCAGAACTACGCCGCGCACGCGGCCGAGTCCGGCTCCGCGCCGCCCGAGCGGCCGATCATCTTCTTCAAGCCGCCGAACACAGTGGTCGGCCCGAACGACGACGTGCTCATCCCGCCGGGCGCGACGAAGGTGGACTGGGAGGTCGAGCTCGCGGTCGTGATCGGCAAGCAGGCGCGGTACCTGTCCTCGCCCGAGGAGGCGCTGTCCCACGTCGCCGGGTACACGATCGGCAACGACGTGTCCGAGCGTGCGCTGCAGGTCGAGCAGTCGGGCGGACAGTGGTCGAAGGGCAAGTCGGCGGAGACGTTCAACCCGCTCGGGCCGTGGCTGCGGCCGGCGGCCGAGGTGGCGGACCCGCAGAAGCTCGGTCTCCGCTCCTGGGTGAACGGCGAGCCGCGCCAGGACTCGAACACCGCGGACATGATCTTCTCGGTGGCGCAGCTGGTCTTCGACCTCTCGCAGTACCTCGTGCTGGACCCCGGCGACGTGGTCAACACCGGCACCCCGGAGGGCGTCGCACTGTCCGGGAAGTTCCCGTTCCTGCAGGCCGGGGACGTGCTGGAGCTGGAGATCGACGGGCTGGGGAGGCAGCGCCAGCAGCTGCGGTGA
- the dusB gene encoding tRNA dihydrouridine synthase DusB — protein sequence MEDVTQTLTKPALKIGPYAVDPPVVLAPMAGITNVAFRQLCQEYGAGIYVCEMITARAVVERHPGTMHMMTFGEHEKPRSMQLYGVDPKTMAEAVRIIVGEGLADHVDSNFGCPVAKVTRKGGGAALPFKRRLFADIVSSSVKAAESAGVPFTVKFRIGIDDEHHTYLDAGRIAEAEGAAAVSLHARTAAQRYSGKADWSAIARLKEAVQSIPVLGNGDIFAADDALRMMAETGCDGVVVGRGCLGRPWLFGELEAAFAGREIPAGPSLGEVARVLRRHAELLIEHDGPTKAMRDLRKHMAWYFMGFPVGSELRRRFAMVSSLDELNELITHLDHDAPFPADALGPRGRQGSPGKVTLPHGWLDDPDDNLVPEAEDMHSGG from the coding sequence ATGGAGGACGTGACGCAGACCCTGACCAAGCCCGCCCTGAAGATCGGCCCCTACGCGGTCGATCCGCCGGTCGTGCTCGCGCCGATGGCGGGGATCACGAACGTCGCGTTCCGGCAGCTGTGCCAGGAGTACGGTGCCGGCATCTACGTCTGCGAGATGATCACCGCCCGCGCGGTCGTCGAGCGGCATCCCGGCACGATGCACATGATGACCTTCGGCGAGCACGAAAAGCCCAGGTCGATGCAGCTGTACGGGGTGGACCCGAAGACCATGGCCGAGGCCGTGCGGATCATCGTCGGCGAGGGGCTGGCCGACCACGTCGACTCGAACTTCGGCTGCCCCGTCGCCAAGGTCACGCGCAAGGGCGGCGGGGCGGCGCTGCCGTTCAAGCGCCGCCTGTTCGCCGACATCGTGTCCTCGTCGGTGAAGGCCGCGGAGTCCGCCGGGGTGCCGTTCACGGTCAAGTTCCGCATCGGCATCGACGACGAGCACCACACGTACCTCGACGCCGGGCGGATCGCCGAGGCCGAGGGCGCGGCGGCGGTGTCGCTGCACGCCCGCACCGCGGCGCAGCGGTACTCGGGCAAGGCCGACTGGAGCGCGATCGCACGCCTGAAGGAGGCCGTGCAGAGCATCCCCGTGTTGGGCAACGGCGACATCTTCGCCGCGGACGACGCGTTGCGCATGATGGCCGAGACGGGCTGCGACGGCGTCGTCGTCGGGCGCGGCTGCCTCGGGCGGCCGTGGCTGTTCGGCGAACTGGAGGCCGCGTTCGCCGGGCGGGAGATCCCCGCCGGACCGTCGCTCGGCGAGGTCGCGCGCGTGCTGCGCCGGCACGCGGAACTGCTGATCGAGCACGACGGGCCGACGAAGGCGATGCGGGACCTGCGCAAGCACATGGCGTGGTACTTCATGGGCTTCCCGGTCGGCTCCGAGCTGCGGCGCCGGTTCGCGATGGTGTCCTCGCTCGACGAGCTGAACGAGCTGATCACGCACCTCGACCACGATGCGCCGTTCCCGGCGGACGCCCTGGGCCCGCGCGGCCGGCAGGGCTCGCCCGGCAAGGTCACCCTGCCCCACGGCTGGCTCGACGACCCGGACGACAACCTGGTCCCCGAAGCCGAGGACATGCACTCTGGGGGCTGA